The following proteins come from a genomic window of Paenibacillus swuensis:
- the ileS gene encoding isoleucine--tRNA ligase — translation MDYGKTLNLPQTDFPMRGNLPQAEPKMQEWWKEVDIYKQVQDKQKGKPKFILHDGPPYANGDIHIGHALNKILKDIIVRFKTMQGFDSPYVPGWDTHGLPIEQAIANSGKVDRKKMSALEFRKYCAEYAMKWVEKQKVQFERLGIRGEWENPYITLQPNYEAQQIRVFGDMVKKGYIYKGLKPVYWSPSSESALAEAEIEYQEKTSASIYVAFKVKDGRGKLPQDAEIVIWTTTPWTLPANLGISVHPDFDYAVVNANGRKFVVAQGLVETVAKELNWADPEIVQTVKGSELEYVTCQHPFYDRESLVMNGDHVTLDAGTGCVHTAPGHGEEDFAVGQKYNLGVLCPIDDQGKFTKEAPGFEGEFYDKANKKITEMLEASGHLLKLGFIQHQYAHDWRTKKPVIYRATEQWFASIDKFRQEMLDEIKTIKWTPTWGEVRLGNMIADRGDWCISRQRVWGVPIPIMYCRSCNHPLVNDETIEKIANVFEQEGSDAWFAKPESELLPEGTTCPSCGHGEFRKETDIMDVWFDSGSSHAGVLQAREELQWPADLYMEGSDQYRGWYNSSLITGVATRGSSPYKSILSHGFTLDGEGRKMSKSLGNTVDPNKVCNSLGADILRLWVSSVDYQSDVRISDNILTQTSEGYRKIRNTLRFFLGNLVGFNPATDRVAASDLSELDRFALIRLNRMTERVLKAYEAYEFHTVYQAVHHFCAVEMSAFYLDIVKDRLYVSAPDAPARKASQTVLYEALTAITKLIAPILPHTSDEVWKYIPGVDGISAQLADMPGADTSLYDSALESKWEQFITLREDIFKALETARKDKVIGNSLSASLHLYPNEEAAALLSQFNELDQLFIVSNVVVHASSEEVPADATAFKQLSVQVGVADGDKCERCWIVTPEVGKDTEHPTLCPRCAEVINHHHA, via the coding sequence ATGGATTATGGCAAAACGTTAAATTTACCGCAAACGGACTTTCCGATGCGCGGCAATCTGCCGCAAGCGGAGCCTAAGATGCAGGAGTGGTGGAAAGAGGTTGATATTTACAAGCAAGTCCAGGATAAACAAAAAGGCAAACCGAAATTCATTCTGCACGACGGACCTCCGTACGCGAACGGCGATATCCACATCGGGCATGCGCTGAACAAAATATTGAAAGATATCATTGTCCGGTTCAAAACGATGCAAGGTTTCGATTCACCTTACGTTCCCGGCTGGGATACTCACGGGTTACCGATTGAGCAGGCGATTGCCAACAGCGGTAAAGTAGACCGCAAGAAAATGAGCGCATTGGAATTCCGTAAATATTGCGCGGAATATGCGATGAAGTGGGTAGAGAAGCAGAAGGTTCAATTCGAACGCCTTGGCATCCGCGGTGAATGGGAAAATCCTTATATCACGCTGCAACCGAACTACGAGGCTCAGCAGATTCGCGTCTTTGGGGATATGGTCAAAAAAGGCTATATCTACAAAGGGTTAAAGCCGGTTTATTGGTCTCCTTCTTCGGAGAGCGCTCTAGCCGAGGCCGAAATCGAGTACCAAGAAAAAACATCCGCATCTATTTATGTCGCTTTCAAAGTGAAAGATGGCAGAGGCAAGCTGCCGCAGGATGCGGAAATCGTCATCTGGACAACAACACCTTGGACATTGCCGGCGAATTTAGGCATTTCCGTACATCCGGACTTTGACTATGCTGTAGTAAACGCCAATGGACGCAAGTTTGTTGTCGCACAAGGTTTGGTGGAAACCGTAGCTAAGGAACTGAACTGGGCTGACCCGGAAATAGTTCAAACGGTAAAAGGTTCCGAATTGGAATACGTAACCTGTCAGCATCCGTTTTACGACCGGGAATCTCTGGTCATGAACGGGGATCATGTTACGTTAGATGCGGGTACCGGTTGCGTGCATACGGCACCGGGGCACGGGGAGGAAGACTTCGCGGTTGGCCAGAAGTACAACCTTGGCGTGCTATGCCCGATTGACGATCAAGGGAAGTTCACAAAGGAAGCTCCTGGTTTCGAAGGTGAATTTTATGATAAAGCGAACAAAAAAATTACGGAAATGCTTGAAGCTTCCGGTCATTTGTTAAAGCTTGGATTCATCCAGCATCAATATGCGCATGATTGGCGTACGAAAAAGCCGGTCATTTATCGCGCAACGGAGCAGTGGTTTGCTTCTATTGATAAATTCCGTCAGGAAATGCTCGATGAAATCAAGACCATCAAATGGACTCCGACATGGGGTGAAGTGCGGTTAGGAAATATGATTGCCGACCGCGGTGATTGGTGTATTTCCAGGCAACGTGTCTGGGGCGTTCCGATCCCGATTATGTATTGCCGCAGCTGCAATCACCCTCTTGTGAACGATGAGACGATCGAGAAAATCGCGAACGTATTTGAACAAGAGGGTTCTGACGCATGGTTTGCGAAGCCCGAATCCGAATTGCTGCCGGAAGGCACAACCTGCCCGAGCTGTGGACACGGAGAGTTCCGCAAGGAAACGGATATTATGGATGTGTGGTTTGATTCTGGTTCGAGCCATGCCGGCGTGTTGCAGGCAAGGGAAGAGCTGCAATGGCCCGCCGACCTGTATATGGAAGGATCCGACCAATATCGCGGCTGGTATAACTCATCATTGATTACGGGTGTTGCGACGCGCGGTTCTTCACCTTATAAGAGCATTCTGAGCCATGGTTTCACATTGGACGGCGAAGGACGCAAAATGTCCAAGTCACTGGGCAATACAGTGGATCCAAACAAGGTGTGCAACAGCTTGGGTGCGGATATTCTGCGTTTATGGGTGTCTTCGGTAGATTATCAGTCCGATGTGCGCATCTCAGATAATATCCTGACACAAACCTCTGAAGGTTATCGCAAAATCCGGAACACGCTGCGCTTCTTCTTAGGCAATTTGGTTGGATTTAATCCGGCAACAGACAGGGTTGCGGCATCGGATTTAAGCGAGCTGGACCGATTTGCTCTGATTCGTCTGAACCGCATGACGGAGCGGGTGCTGAAGGCGTACGAAGCGTATGAATTCCATACGGTTTATCAAGCCGTGCATCACTTCTGCGCCGTGGAAATGAGCGCATTCTACCTGGATATCGTGAAGGACAGACTCTATGTAAGCGCGCCGGATGCACCGGCCCGTAAAGCTTCGCAAACCGTATTATATGAAGCACTTACGGCAATAACTAAACTGATTGCTCCGATCTTGCCGCATACTTCGGACGAAGTATGGAAATACATTCCTGGTGTGGATGGCATCAGTGCTCAGTTGGCGGATATGCCTGGGGCTGACACTTCATTGTACGATTCCGCATTGGAAAGCAAATGGGAGCAGTTCATAACCCTGCGTGAAGATATATTTAAAGCGTTGGAAACGGCGCGTAAGGATAAAGTTATTGGTAACTCCCTGAGTGCTTCCCTGCATTTGTACCCGAATGAGGAAGCTGCAGCGCTATTGTCTCAATTCAATGAATTAGATCAATTATTCATCGTGTCGAATGTAGTTGTACATGCAAGCAGTGAGGAAGTTCCGGCTGATGCTACTGCATTTAAACAGTTGTCTGTTCAAGTGGGTGTTGCGGATGGAGACAAATGTGAAAGATGCTGGATTGTTACACCGGAAGTGGGTAAGGACACAGAGCATCCGACGTTATGTCCGCGTTGTGCAGAGGTAATTAATCATCATCACGCTTAA
- a CDS encoding DUF5665 domain-containing protein → MNNRIDKIARNMERTQIADYVDLMNHPRKLIFRNLLAGTARGIGYGIGFTFFAAVSVVLLQKLGALNLPIIGDFIADIVRIVQAQLDGRVF, encoded by the coding sequence ATGAATAACCGGATAGACAAAATCGCGCGCAATATGGAAAGAACACAGATTGCCGACTATGTAGATTTAATGAATCATCCCCGCAAGTTGATTTTTCGTAACTTGCTTGCGGGGACGGCTCGTGGAATCGGATATGGTATAGGTTTTACTTTTTTTGCCGCGGTGTCCGTCGTTCTGCTGCAGAAGCTTGGCGCCTTGAACTTACCGATCATCGGCGATTTTATCGCTGATATCGTTCGGATTGTTCAAGCTCAGTTAGACGGGCGTGTATTCTAA
- a CDS encoding TraR/DksA C4-type zinc finger protein, producing the protein MSSLNQEQQSQIKRALLEDKRDLERHFELNDAYGLSDSLGMQTGELSAYDNHPGDLATEVYERGKDIALNENAEHELEQVNQALEAMKKGNYGICAVCKADIPFDRLEAMPTTRYCKEHVPDPEISYRRPVEEELLSPPFGRTSLDEYDDADEQNQFDGEDAWQIVESWGTSNTPAMQEGDYISDYDSMYIEADENEGYVEPIESFLATDMYGGHVSVIRNKEYRKYLNNREGDPLLVPDEYTDA; encoded by the coding sequence ATGAGTTCATTAAATCAAGAACAACAAAGTCAAATCAAACGCGCCTTACTTGAGGACAAGCGGGATTTGGAGCGACACTTCGAACTCAATGATGCCTATGGTTTATCCGATTCTCTGGGCATGCAGACAGGAGAACTTTCCGCTTACGATAACCATCCGGGAGATCTGGCCACTGAAGTTTATGAACGCGGGAAAGACATCGCTCTGAACGAAAATGCGGAACATGAGTTGGAACAAGTTAACCAGGCTCTGGAAGCCATGAAAAAAGGTAATTACGGAATATGTGCGGTTTGTAAAGCAGACATCCCGTTTGACCGGTTAGAAGCTATGCCCACGACCCGCTATTGCAAAGAACATGTACCTGATCCTGAGATTTCTTATCGCCGCCCCGTTGAGGAGGAGTTGTTATCCCCTCCATTCGGACGGACCAGTCTGGACGAGTATGACGATGCCGATGAACAAAATCAGTTTGACGGCGAAGATGCATGGCAGATTGTTGAGAGCTGGGGCACATCCAACACGCCGGCCATGCAAGAAGGAGATTACATTTCCGATTATGACAGCATGTATATTGAAGCCGACGAAAATGAGGGCTACGTTGAACCGATTGAAAGCTTTCTTGCCACAGACATGTACGGAGGTCATGTTAGCGTAATTCGGAACAAAGAGTATCGTAAATATCTGAACAACCGAGAAGGCGATCCTTTATTGGTGCCTGATGAATATACAGATGCTTAG
- the lspA gene encoding signal peptidase II, whose amino-acid sequence MYKFYGISILILALDQFTKWLIKSNLELQEQVQVLGEFFVITSHRNRGAAFGILQDQRWFFILITIVILAGLIWYLNRLLKEGKKLLPTALSLILGGALGNFIDRALYGEVVDFFQFTFDFSLAGKSVYYVYPIFNVADMAIVIGVGLIIVDSLMAWRNEKRGMVNDASNR is encoded by the coding sequence ATGTATAAATTTTATGGCATTTCCATCCTAATACTCGCTCTCGATCAATTTACGAAATGGCTGATCAAGAGTAACTTGGAACTGCAAGAGCAAGTTCAAGTGCTCGGTGAGTTTTTCGTTATTACTTCTCATCGTAACCGCGGCGCGGCTTTCGGAATATTGCAGGATCAGCGTTGGTTTTTTATTTTGATTACGATCGTCATATTAGCCGGCCTCATTTGGTATCTGAACCGCTTGCTTAAAGAGGGCAAAAAATTGTTGCCGACGGCATTAAGTCTGATTTTGGGCGGCGCTTTAGGGAATTTTATTGATCGTGCTTTGTATGGCGAAGTGGTGGACTTTTTTCAATTTACATTTGATTTCAGCTTGGCGGGAAAGTCGGTATATTATGTGTATCCGATTTTTAATGTGGCGGATATGGCTATCGTCATCGGTGTAGGGCTGATTATTGTGGACAGCTTGATGGCTTGGCGCAACGAGAAACGAGGAATGGTTAATGACGCATCAAACAGATAA
- a CDS encoding RluA family pseudouridine synthase, which translates to MTHQTDKVTELQEWIAEAGDSGERIDKFVTESAEEDMSRSQVQLWIREGHVKVNGKPVKPNYKISEGDSIIFSMPEPTGVDIVAEDIPLNIMFEDQDVIVINKQRGLVVHPAPGHTSGTVVNALMHHCKDLSGINGELRPGIVHRIDKDTSGLIMAAKNDKAHVSLAKQLKDHSVTRKYVAIVQGNIAHDHGTIDAPIGRDTTDRKLFTVTEHNSKHAVTHFLVLERYGDYTVVELKLETGRTHQIRVHMKFIGHPIVGDPMYARNKGISMEGQALHAAVLGFVHPRTGEYLEFEAPMPEEMQEVLQRIKSR; encoded by the coding sequence ATGACGCATCAAACAGATAAAGTTACCGAACTGCAGGAATGGATTGCGGAAGCGGGAGACAGCGGGGAACGAATCGATAAGTTTGTGACTGAATCCGCAGAAGAGGATATGAGCCGCTCCCAAGTTCAGTTGTGGATTCGGGAAGGACATGTAAAAGTTAACGGCAAGCCTGTTAAGCCTAATTACAAAATCTCTGAAGGCGATTCAATCATCTTCAGCATGCCGGAGCCTACCGGGGTTGATATTGTGGCTGAAGATATTCCATTAAACATTATGTTTGAGGATCAAGATGTCATTGTAATCAATAAACAACGGGGTCTTGTCGTTCATCCGGCTCCCGGTCATACATCCGGAACGGTTGTGAACGCTTTGATGCATCACTGCAAAGATTTATCGGGCATCAACGGTGAACTTCGTCCCGGCATAGTTCATCGAATCGATAAGGATACCTCTGGTCTCATTATGGCCGCCAAGAATGACAAGGCACATGTTTCCTTGGCGAAGCAGCTAAAGGATCATTCTGTAACACGGAAATATGTAGCCATCGTGCAAGGTAATATCGCGCATGATCACGGGACGATTGACGCGCCGATCGGCCGGGATACAACAGACCGGAAACTGTTTACCGTTACTGAACACAACAGCAAGCATGCGGTGACGCATTTCCTGGTTCTTGAGCGCTACGGGGACTACACGGTTGTTGAGTTGAAGCTGGAAACGGGCCGTACGCATCAGATTCGCGTACATATGAAATTCATAGGCCACCCTATTGTGGGAGATCCGATGTATGCGCGGAATAAAGGCATCTCCATGGAAGGACAAGCGCTGCATGCGGCTGTCCTGGGCTTTGTGCATCCGCGTACAGGCGAGTATTTGGAATTTGAAGCACCAATGCCGGAGGAAATGCAGGAAGTGCTTCAACGAATCAAGAGCCGTTAA
- a CDS encoding LL-diaminopimelate aminotransferase, whose translation MSEETYIQQLFAERIGGANYGKGTAIYKFEKIKRAKAAAKKEHPDVELIDMGVGEPDEMADAGIVAKLAEEAAKPENRGYADNGIVEFKTAAAAYLKNVFNVDGIDAETEIVHSIGSKPALAMLPSCFINPGDVTIMTVPGYPVLGTHTKYLGGEVHNVQLTKENNFLPDLDAIPTEIAERAKLLYLNYPNNPTGASATVEFFTKVVAFAKKYDIVVVHDAPYAALTYDGLKPLSFLSVPGAKEVGVELHSLSKSYNMTGWRIGFVAGNPLVVKAFSDVKDNNDSGQFMAIQKAAAWGLNNPQITEKIAEKYSRRHNMLVGALNEVGFKAEKPKGSFFLYVEAPKGIKGGQRFESAEDFSQYLIREKLISTVPWDDAGKFVRFSVTFIAQGEEQEALVIDEIKRRLTDVEFEF comes from the coding sequence ATGAGCGAAGAAACTTATATCCAGCAATTGTTTGCGGAACGAATCGGCGGGGCTAATTACGGTAAAGGTACAGCGATTTACAAGTTTGAGAAAATCAAGCGCGCGAAAGCGGCCGCCAAGAAAGAACATCCCGATGTGGAACTGATCGATATGGGGGTCGGCGAACCGGATGAGATGGCGGATGCGGGTATCGTGGCTAAGCTGGCTGAAGAAGCGGCTAAGCCTGAGAATCGCGGTTATGCGGATAACGGAATTGTTGAATTTAAAACTGCGGCAGCCGCTTATTTAAAAAATGTTTTCAATGTAGACGGCATTGACGCGGAAACTGAGATTGTGCATTCCATCGGTTCCAAGCCTGCATTGGCTATGCTTCCTTCTTGCTTTATCAACCCAGGCGACGTCACGATTATGACCGTACCCGGGTATCCGGTTCTTGGAACCCACACGAAATATCTGGGCGGCGAAGTGCATAACGTTCAGTTGACGAAGGAAAACAACTTCTTGCCTGATCTGGATGCGATTCCGACAGAAATCGCCGAGCGCGCCAAGCTTCTATACCTGAACTATCCTAATAATCCTACAGGCGCAAGCGCTACGGTTGAATTTTTCACGAAGGTCGTAGCTTTCGCGAAGAAATATGATATTGTTGTTGTACATGACGCGCCATACGCCGCATTGACCTATGACGGCTTGAAGCCGTTAAGCTTTCTGTCCGTGCCGGGTGCCAAAGAAGTGGGCGTGGAGCTTCATTCCTTGTCCAAATCTTATAACATGACCGGTTGGAGAATCGGATTTGTAGCCGGTAATCCGCTTGTAGTTAAAGCATTCAGTGATGTAAAAGACAACAATGACTCCGGACAGTTTATGGCGATCCAAAAGGCCGCGGCTTGGGGATTAAACAATCCTCAAATTACTGAGAAAATTGCGGAGAAGTACTCCAGAAGGCACAACATGCTGGTTGGAGCCTTGAATGAAGTTGGCTTTAAAGCAGAGAAGCCTAAAGGTTCGTTCTTCTTGTACGTGGAAGCGCCTAAAGGAATTAAAGGCGGTCAACGCTTCGAATCCGCGGAAGACTTCTCCCAGTATTTGATCCGTGAGAAACTGATTTCTACGGTGCCTTGGGATGATGCGGGTAAATTTGTTCGTTTCTCTGTTACTTTTATCGCGCAGGGAGAGGAACAAGAAGCTCTTGTTATTGATGAAATCAAACGCCGTCTGACCGATGTTGAATTTGAATTCTAA
- the pyrR gene encoding bifunctional pyr operon transcriptional regulator/uracil phosphoribosyltransferase PyrR, producing MAEQHVIMDEIAIRRALTRIAHEILERNKGIEDCMLVGIRRRGVFLAKRLAQRIEEIENASIPVGELDVTAYRDDLEESILKDESPPASGADGAYPPTRGKRIILIDDVLYTGRTIRAGMDALMDMGRPQSIQLAVLVDRGHRELPIRPDYVGKNVPTSKLEQIEVTLTEIDTKDQVVIFQGRG from the coding sequence ATGGCTGAACAACACGTCATTATGGATGAGATTGCGATCCGCAGAGCGCTCACAAGAATTGCACATGAAATTCTAGAGCGCAACAAAGGGATTGAGGATTGTATGCTCGTAGGCATTCGGCGGCGAGGTGTTTTCTTAGCCAAACGGCTGGCTCAGCGCATTGAAGAGATCGAAAACGCATCAATCCCCGTAGGTGAGCTGGATGTAACAGCATATAGGGATGATTTGGAGGAATCGATCCTCAAGGACGAGTCGCCTCCGGCATCCGGTGCGGACGGCGCGTATCCGCCTACACGCGGTAAACGAATTATTCTGATTGACGACGTGTTGTATACCGGACGGACCATCCGTGCGGGGATGGACGCGCTGATGGACATGGGCAGGCCTCAATCGATCCAACTGGCCGTGCTGGTGGACCGGGGGCATCGGGAATTACCGATACGCCCGGACTACGTAGGGAAGAATGTGCCGACATCAAAGCTGGAGCAAATCGAAGTGACTTTAACGGAAATCGATACGAAGGATCAGGTCGTTATTTTTCAAGGGAGGGGATAA
- a CDS encoding aspartate carbamoyltransferase catalytic subunit: MADTATKTKENSLLGLKELSAGDIVSILDRAAYWEASFPKQTDTLHGKFIANMFFENSTRTRFSFEMAQKRLGAQVMNFAAAASSVQKGESVYDTVRTLESTGVDAGVIRLKPIGLLAEIAQKIKMPLINAGDGNNEHPTQALLDLYTMRKHFGEIRGLTVSIIGDINHSRVARSNLWALTKLGAKVQFCAPETMKAPDLAGLAPYVSIDEAIRADVVMMLRVQLERHEQGLMTTAEEYRANYGLTVERMHAMAKHAIIMHPAPINRDVEIDDELVEHEKSKIFEQMSNGVPIRMAVVERALS, from the coding sequence ATGGCCGACACAGCAACCAAAACCAAGGAAAACAGCTTATTGGGTCTGAAAGAATTAAGCGCAGGCGACATCGTTTCCATCCTGGATCGGGCGGCGTACTGGGAAGCATCATTCCCGAAACAAACGGACACCTTACATGGCAAATTTATAGCGAATATGTTTTTTGAAAACAGCACACGCACTCGCTTCTCCTTTGAGATGGCGCAGAAGCGTCTTGGCGCGCAGGTGATGAACTTCGCAGCCGCGGCTTCATCGGTGCAAAAAGGGGAATCCGTTTATGACACGGTCCGCACACTGGAGTCCACCGGGGTGGATGCGGGAGTGATTCGACTAAAGCCTATCGGATTATTGGCGGAAATCGCGCAGAAAATCAAGATGCCGCTAATTAACGCGGGTGACGGCAACAATGAGCATCCGACACAAGCCCTGCTCGATTTATACACCATGCGCAAGCATTTCGGTGAGATTCGCGGTTTGACAGTGTCCATCATCGGAGACATCAACCATAGTCGGGTAGCGCGCTCCAATCTGTGGGCGCTGACGAAATTAGGAGCCAAAGTTCAATTTTGCGCACCTGAAACAATGAAAGCACCTGACCTTGCGGGGCTTGCTCCTTATGTCAGTATAGATGAGGCCATCCGCGCGGATGTTGTGATGATGTTGCGGGTACAGCTGGAAAGGCATGAGCAGGGCCTGATGACAACCGCCGAAGAGTATAGAGCTAACTACGGACTTACTGTGGAACGGATGCATGCCATGGCGAAGCACGCCATTATCATGCATCCGGCGCCGATTAACCGTGATGTAGAGATCGACGATGAACTGGTGGAACATGAGAAATCGAAAATTTTTGAACAGATGAGCAACGGTGTGCCGATTCGGATGGCGGTTGTGGAGAGAGCGCTAAGCTAG